One Cellulomonas soli DNA window includes the following coding sequences:
- the glgX gene encoding glycogen debranching protein GlgX: protein MSTSLRRPARLGVHVTDAGIEVAVLASHARAVDLCLFDEVEPGTERPGDVLEPANGTTPFRERRVHLSGPVHGVFSGFVPAVGPGQRYGFRVHGPWEPSAGLRHNPAKLLVDPYARGLLGELDHGPHTYGHVVDDDLLGDPDGTADDRDSAGHVPHSVVVDTRDLTGPDPAGNRPYTPWERTVVYEAHVKGLTTLAPLVPPELRGTYAGLAHRSVVDHLLGLGVTAVELLPVHAFASEPHLVAKGLTNYWGYSTLGFFAPHAAYATQAARDAGPAAVLDELRATVHALHEAGLEVLLDVVYNHTCEGGAPGQHVSWRGLDNPLYYAHDGGVPATLADVTGTGNTLDFRRSEVIRMTMDSLRYWADVVGVDGFRFDLAVTLGRGPRGFMPDHPFLVALTTDPHLHGLKLVAEPWDVGPGGWRTGQFPPPMAEWNDRFRNAVRSFWLADPGRASHGLPGHRVRDLATRLAGSVDLFGHSEPPLVRGPVASINYVTAHDGFTLADLVAYEHKHNLANGEQNRDGTDDNRSWNHGLEGPIRFDSVGADIAPLRRRSIRNVFATLVLAAGTPMITAGDEMGRTQRGNNNAYCQDDETSWVRWDPTPWRKDLLATAKLLMRLRRERPALRATRFYTGRPVGLPDGRPDLAWYAADGTAFDHDRWHDPSVRTLQMVRAAPAPDDDVALLVVNGALDAVEVTLADDYVARWRLAWDSVWEHPREQRTAAISGALHAVPGDRVVLEPLSMRLYVSS from the coding sequence ATGTCCACCTCGCTCCGCCGGCCGGCGCGCCTCGGCGTGCACGTGACCGATGCCGGCATCGAGGTCGCCGTGCTCGCCTCGCACGCCCGGGCGGTCGACCTGTGCCTGTTCGACGAGGTGGAGCCGGGGACCGAACGTCCGGGCGACGTCCTGGAGCCGGCGAACGGCACGACCCCGTTCCGCGAGCGCCGCGTCCACCTGTCCGGTCCGGTGCACGGCGTGTTCAGCGGCTTCGTCCCGGCCGTCGGGCCCGGCCAGCGGTACGGCTTCCGCGTGCACGGCCCCTGGGAGCCGTCCGCCGGGCTGCGCCACAACCCGGCCAAGCTCCTGGTCGACCCGTACGCGCGCGGGCTGCTCGGCGAGCTCGACCACGGCCCGCACACGTACGGCCACGTGGTGGACGACGACCTGCTGGGCGATCCGGACGGCACCGCCGACGACCGCGACTCGGCCGGGCACGTGCCGCACTCGGTGGTCGTCGACACCCGCGACCTGACCGGACCCGACCCGGCGGGCAACCGCCCGTACACGCCGTGGGAGCGCACGGTCGTCTACGAGGCGCACGTGAAGGGTCTGACCACGCTGGCGCCGCTCGTGCCGCCCGAGCTGCGGGGCACCTACGCCGGGCTCGCGCACCGCTCGGTCGTGGACCACCTCCTGGGCCTCGGGGTGACGGCCGTCGAGCTGCTGCCCGTGCACGCGTTCGCCTCCGAACCCCACCTCGTCGCCAAGGGGCTGACGAACTACTGGGGCTACTCCACGCTCGGCTTCTTCGCCCCGCACGCCGCCTACGCGACGCAGGCCGCCCGCGACGCCGGGCCCGCGGCCGTGCTCGACGAGCTGCGCGCCACCGTGCACGCCCTGCACGAGGCCGGTCTCGAGGTGCTGCTCGACGTGGTCTACAACCACACGTGCGAGGGCGGCGCCCCGGGCCAGCACGTGTCCTGGCGCGGGCTGGACAACCCGCTCTACTACGCGCACGACGGTGGGGTGCCCGCGACCCTCGCCGACGTGACGGGCACGGGCAACACGCTCGACTTCCGTCGTTCCGAGGTGATCCGGATGACGATGGACTCCCTGCGCTACTGGGCGGACGTGGTCGGCGTCGACGGGTTCCGCTTCGACCTGGCCGTCACGCTCGGCCGCGGCCCGCGCGGCTTCATGCCCGACCACCCGTTCCTCGTGGCGCTGACCACCGACCCGCACCTGCACGGGCTCAAGCTCGTCGCCGAACCGTGGGACGTGGGGCCGGGCGGCTGGCGCACCGGGCAGTTCCCGCCGCCGATGGCCGAGTGGAACGACCGCTTCCGCAACGCCGTCCGCTCGTTCTGGCTGGCCGACCCCGGCCGGGCCTCGCACGGCCTTCCCGGGCACCGGGTGCGCGACCTGGCGACCCGCCTCGCCGGCTCCGTCGACCTGTTCGGGCACAGCGAGCCACCCCTGGTGCGTGGCCCTGTCGCCTCGATCAACTACGTGACGGCCCACGACGGCTTCACGCTGGCCGACCTGGTCGCCTACGAGCACAAGCACAACCTGGCCAACGGTGAGCAGAACCGGGACGGCACCGACGACAACCGGTCGTGGAACCACGGTCTGGAGGGACCGATCCGGTTCGACTCCGTCGGTGCGGACATCGCGCCGCTGCGCCGTCGGTCGATCCGCAACGTGTTCGCCACGCTCGTCCTGGCGGCCGGGACGCCCATGATCACCGCGGGCGACGAGATGGGCCGCACGCAGCGGGGCAACAACAACGCGTACTGCCAGGACGACGAGACGTCGTGGGTGCGCTGGGACCCCACACCCTGGCGCAAGGACCTGCTGGCCACCGCGAAGCTGCTCATGCGTCTGCGCCGCGAACGTCCGGCCCTGCGCGCGACCCGGTTCTACACCGGACGTCCGGTGGGCCTGCCCGACGGCCGACCCGACCTGGCCTGGTACGCGGCCGACGGCACGGCGTTCGACCACGACCGGTGGCACGACCCGTCGGTGCGCACCCTGCAGATGGTCCGCGCGGCCCCCGCACCGGACGACGACGTGGCGCTGCTGGTCGTCAACGGCGCGCTCGACGCGGTCGAGGTCACGCTCGCCGACGACTACGTGGCCCGCTGGCGGCTCGCCTGGGACTCGGTGTGGGAGCACCCGCGCGAGCAGCGCACGGCTGCGATCTCCGGTGCTCTGCACGCGGTGCCCGGTGACCGTGTGGTCCTCGAGCCGCTGAGCATGCGGCTGTACGTGTCGTCCTGA
- a CDS encoding electron transfer flavoprotein subunit beta/FixA family protein: MRIVVCVKHVPDIQSDRTLGADGRTVRDGGDGTLNELDENALEAALTLVEAHGGEVVALTVGPDDAVDAVRKGLQMGAEQAVHVVDEQIAGSDVLGTATVLAAAVRHIAAQGPVDLVVTGMAGLDGLTSVLPTALAELLDLPALLLAREVDIDGTTVTIRRDLDHASEVLRAELPALLSVTDQANEARYPNFKGIMAARKKPVTTLTLADLGVDPATVGSVGARTQVLEAAARPPREDRVLITDDGTAGVRLAAYLVEHKLV; encoded by the coding sequence GTGAGGATCGTCGTCTGCGTCAAGCACGTGCCGGACATCCAGTCGGACCGCACCCTCGGTGCGGACGGGCGAACCGTGCGGGACGGGGGTGACGGCACCCTCAACGAGCTCGACGAGAACGCGCTCGAAGCGGCCCTGACCCTCGTCGAGGCCCACGGCGGCGAGGTCGTCGCGCTGACGGTCGGCCCCGACGACGCGGTGGACGCGGTCCGCAAGGGCCTGCAGATGGGCGCCGAGCAGGCCGTGCACGTCGTGGACGAGCAGATCGCCGGCTCCGACGTCCTCGGGACCGCGACCGTGCTGGCCGCAGCCGTGCGGCACATCGCCGCGCAGGGTCCGGTCGACCTCGTCGTGACCGGCATGGCGGGCCTCGACGGGCTCACGTCGGTGCTCCCCACGGCCCTCGCCGAGCTGCTCGACCTGCCCGCCCTGCTCCTGGCGCGCGAGGTCGACATCGACGGCACGACCGTGACGATCCGTCGAGACCTGGACCACGCGTCCGAGGTGCTGCGGGCCGAGCTGCCGGCGCTGCTGTCGGTCACCGATCAGGCCAATGAGGCGCGGTACCCGAACTTCAAGGGCATCATGGCGGCCCGCAAGAAGCCTGTGACCACGCTCACGCTCGCCGATCTGGGTGTCGACCCGGCGACGGTCGGCTCCGTGGGTGCCCGCACCCAGGTGCTCGAGGCCGCGGCCCGCCCGCCGCGCGAGGACCGGGTGCTGATCACCGACGACGGCACCGCCGGGGTGCGCCTGGCCGCCTACCTCGTCGAGCACAAGCTCGTCTGA
- a CDS encoding electron transfer flavoprotein subunit alpha/FixB family protein — translation MTAETTAGPVLVLLDHTAEGVLRTPVRELLTLARTLAGESGVEGAWAGELPAAAIDDLGRLGVRRVHRLVTDADPHLTAVLAEAVEQARSAVGAPLVLLVSSFENKEVAARLAVTTGAGVVTDADALVVEGGQVVAGKTVFAGTWTTRCAVTAPVAVVTVKPNTVTAADAETASSPEVVEHTVAASGRARRVALVERTERAGSGRPDLGSAHVVVVGGRGTNGDFSAVEELADVLGGAVGATRVATDEGWIGHDAQIGQTGVTIAPRLYVGAGVSGAVHHRGGMQASGTIVAVNSDADAPIFEIADLGIVGDLFTVLPQAVAELRRLQG, via the coding sequence GTGACTGCTGAGACCACCGCCGGACCCGTCCTGGTGCTCCTGGACCACACCGCCGAGGGCGTGCTGCGCACACCCGTCCGTGAGCTGCTCACGCTGGCCCGCACGCTGGCCGGCGAGTCCGGGGTCGAGGGCGCCTGGGCCGGGGAGCTGCCGGCCGCGGCGATCGACGACCTGGGCAGGCTCGGCGTGCGCCGGGTGCACCGGCTCGTCACCGACGCGGACCCGCACCTGACCGCCGTGCTCGCCGAGGCCGTCGAGCAGGCCCGCTCCGCCGTGGGCGCACCGCTCGTGCTGCTCGTGTCCTCCTTCGAGAACAAGGAGGTCGCGGCCCGGCTGGCCGTGACCACCGGCGCCGGGGTCGTCACCGACGCCGACGCGCTCGTGGTCGAGGGCGGGCAGGTCGTGGCCGGCAAGACGGTCTTCGCAGGCACGTGGACGACGCGCTGCGCGGTCACCGCGCCGGTCGCTGTCGTGACGGTCAAGCCCAACACGGTCACGGCCGCCGACGCCGAGACCGCGAGCAGCCCCGAGGTCGTCGAGCACACGGTCGCCGCGAGCGGCCGCGCCCGACGGGTCGCACTCGTCGAGCGCACCGAGCGTGCGGGCTCCGGGCGCCCCGACCTGGGCTCGGCCCACGTCGTCGTCGTGGGCGGACGAGGGACCAACGGCGACTTCTCCGCGGTCGAGGAGCTCGCCGACGTCCTCGGTGGTGCCGTCGGCGCCACGCGCGTGGCGACCGACGAGGGCTGGATCGGCCACGACGCGCAGATCGGGCAGACCGGGGTGACGATCGCCCCCCGGCTCTACGTCGGGGCGGGGGTCTCCGGTGCCGTGCACCACCGTGGCGGGATGCAGGCCTCCGGCACGATCGTCGCGGTCAACTCCGACGCGGACGCCCCGATCTTCGAGATCGCCGACCTCGGCATCGTCGGTGACCTGTTCACGGTGCTCCCGCAGGCCGTCGCCGAGTTGCGGCGGCTGCAGGGCTGA
- a CDS encoding phosphotransferase family protein codes for MSADEVIALPAAFSGQRLDWRDLPRHVRAQIETLAGAKVTAEISATSGFSPGFAAVLELADGSGVFVKAVSSEQNPHSPQLARAEIRVARALPPHLPAPKLLWSGDDGDWVLLGFEVAHGRSPELPWRPEDLALVLDALQPLADAEPLPGHELPRTDDVLARDFTGWRRLLETDRGTVDEAVERGGDLGRWVRENHEHLVTWEQDAVPLLVGDALVHGDLRADNLMIEPEHGRVWIIDWPHASVGAPWLDLAFMLPSVTLQGGGDPHTLFRSHSVSEGVRDDELRAALAGLAGYFTWSALQPAPIGIPNLRAFQHAQGVATLEWLRSLA; via the coding sequence GTGAGTGCCGACGAGGTCATCGCCCTACCAGCCGCGTTCAGCGGCCAGCGCCTGGACTGGCGCGACCTCCCGCGGCACGTCCGGGCGCAGATCGAGACGCTCGCGGGCGCCAAGGTCACCGCCGAGATCAGCGCGACGAGCGGGTTCAGCCCCGGGTTCGCGGCGGTGCTCGAGCTCGCCGACGGCAGCGGCGTGTTCGTCAAGGCCGTCTCCTCCGAGCAGAACCCGCACTCGCCGCAGCTGGCGCGCGCCGAGATCCGGGTGGCCCGGGCGCTGCCGCCGCACCTGCCGGCCCCGAAGCTGCTGTGGTCGGGCGACGACGGCGACTGGGTGCTGCTCGGCTTCGAGGTCGCGCACGGCCGCTCGCCCGAGCTGCCCTGGCGGCCCGAGGACCTCGCGCTCGTGCTGGACGCGCTGCAGCCGCTCGCCGACGCCGAGCCGTTGCCCGGTCACGAGCTGCCCCGGACCGACGACGTGCTGGCCCGGGACTTCACCGGCTGGCGTCGGCTGCTCGAGACGGACCGCGGCACCGTGGACGAGGCCGTGGAGCGGGGCGGCGACCTGGGCCGCTGGGTGCGCGAGAACCATGAGCACCTGGTCACCTGGGAGCAGGACGCGGTGCCGCTGCTCGTGGGCGACGCCCTCGTGCACGGCGACCTGCGGGCCGACAACCTGATGATCGAGCCCGAGCACGGCCGCGTGTGGATCATCGACTGGCCGCACGCGAGCGTCGGGGCACCGTGGCTCGACCTGGCGTTCATGCTGCCGAGCGTCACGCTCCAGGGCGGCGGCGACCCGCACACCCTCTTCCGCTCGCACTCGGTCTCTGAGGGCGTGCGCGACGACGAGCTGCGGGCCGCGCTGGCAGGGCTGGCCGGCTACTTCACGTGGAGCGCGCTGCAGCCGGCGCCGATCGGCATCCCCAACCTGCGTGCGTTCCAGCACGCGCAGGGCGTCGCGACGCTCGAGTGGCTGCGCTCGCTGGCCTGA
- a CDS encoding cysteine desulfurase family protein — protein MSVYLDHAATTPMLPTAQRVLVEHLSRTGNPSSLHTAGRAARRVVEESRERVAASLGARPSEVVWTSGGTEADNLAVKGLFWARRTQDAQRRRLLVSAVEHHAVLDPAFWMAEHAGAELVLLPVDADGVIELDALRAELEAHGEQAALLSVMWANNEVGALQPLADVVALARRHGVPVHADAVQAVGQVPVDFAASGLDAMTVSGHKVGGPGGVGALLARRELALTPVLHGGGQERGVRSGTLDAALLASFSVAVEDSVATRVEHAAHVSGLRDALVAGIRAAVPDAVLRGPADATRRLPANAHLTFPGCEGDSLLYLLDSAGVEVSTGSACQAGVPQPSHVLLAMGVDEDDARGALRLTFGRSSTAADVDRVLEVLPAAVDRARAAGLAGRRSEARPAAVRRSGTSPAGVR, from the coding sequence GTGAGCGTCTACCTGGACCACGCGGCGACCACGCCGATGCTCCCCACGGCGCAGCGCGTGCTCGTCGAGCACCTGTCCCGCACGGGCAACCCGTCGTCCCTGCACACGGCCGGTCGGGCCGCGCGCAGGGTCGTCGAGGAGTCCCGTGAGCGCGTCGCCGCCTCGCTCGGCGCCCGGCCCAGCGAGGTCGTCTGGACCTCGGGCGGGACCGAGGCGGACAACCTCGCGGTCAAGGGGCTCTTCTGGGCGCGGCGGACCCAGGACGCGCAGCGTCGTCGGCTGCTCGTCTCGGCCGTCGAGCACCACGCGGTGCTCGACCCGGCCTTCTGGATGGCGGAGCACGCCGGCGCCGAGCTGGTCCTGCTGCCGGTCGACGCCGACGGCGTGATCGAGCTCGACGCGCTGCGGGCCGAGCTCGAGGCGCACGGTGAGCAGGCCGCGCTGCTGTCGGTCATGTGGGCGAACAACGAGGTCGGCGCCCTGCAGCCGCTCGCGGACGTCGTGGCCCTCGCCCGACGGCACGGTGTGCCGGTGCACGCCGATGCGGTGCAGGCCGTGGGGCAGGTGCCGGTGGACTTCGCGGCGTCGGGACTGGACGCGATGACGGTCAGCGGTCACAAGGTCGGGGGACCCGGAGGCGTGGGGGCGCTGCTGGCCCGCCGTGAGCTGGCGCTCACGCCCGTGCTGCACGGCGGCGGCCAGGAGCGCGGCGTGCGGTCGGGCACGCTCGACGCCGCGCTGCTCGCCTCGTTCTCGGTGGCCGTCGAGGACTCGGTGGCGACCCGCGTCGAGCACGCCGCGCACGTGTCCGGCCTGCGTGACGCGCTCGTCGCGGGCATCCGGGCCGCGGTGCCCGACGCGGTGCTGCGCGGACCGGCGGATGCCACGCGCCGCCTGCCCGCGAACGCCCACCTGACGTTCCCCGGCTGCGAGGGCGACTCGCTGCTGTACCTGCTCGACTCGGCGGGCGTCGAGGTGTCGACCGGCTCGGCCTGCCAAGCCGGCGTGCCGCAGCCCTCCCACGTGCTGCTCGCCATGGGGGTCGACGAGGACGACGCACGGGGTGCGCTGCGGCTGACCTTCGGGCGCTCCTCGACGGCCGCCGACGTCGACCGTGTGCTCGAGGTGCTGCCCGCCGCGGTCGACCGTGCCCGGGCGGCGGGCCTGGCCGGTCGACGCTCCGAGGCGCGTCCGGCTGCCGTGCGCAGGTCCGGCACGAGCCCGGCCGGGGTCCGCTGA
- the mnmA gene encoding tRNA 2-thiouridine(34) synthase MnmA, which produces MRVLAALSGGVDSAVAAARAVDAGHDVVGVHMALSRSRDQFRTGSRGCCSIEDAGDARRAADVLGIPYYVWDLSEQFEETVVADFLTEYAAGRTPNPCVRCNEHIKFAALLDKAVALGFDAVCTGHYARIETLPDGSRALHRAADPAKDQSYVLAVMGPERLARAMFPLGDVSSKDVTRAEAAARGLSVSTKPDSYDICFVADGDTQGFLRERLGSQPGPVVDTAGEVVGTHDGAYAYTVGQRRGLALGRPAPDGRPRYVLSVEPVRRTVVVGSAEELRVGAIVGDEAVWFDAPVGEVACHVQVRAHGAPVGARVRASADGAVEAVIDDDADLRGVAPGQSVVVYDGSRVLGQATVTWTRPVGAAQPAAMACGPRTDVHP; this is translated from the coding sequence ATGCGCGTCCTGGCGGCACTGTCCGGGGGTGTCGACTCCGCGGTCGCAGCCGCGCGAGCGGTCGATGCCGGGCACGACGTCGTGGGCGTGCACATGGCGCTGTCCCGCTCGCGCGACCAGTTCCGCACCGGGTCGCGCGGCTGCTGCTCGATCGAGGACGCGGGGGACGCGCGCAGGGCCGCCGATGTGCTCGGCATCCCGTACTACGTCTGGGACCTGTCCGAGCAGTTCGAGGAGACCGTCGTGGCGGACTTCCTCACCGAGTACGCGGCCGGTCGCACCCCCAACCCCTGCGTGCGCTGCAACGAGCACATCAAGTTCGCCGCGCTGCTCGACAAGGCCGTCGCCCTGGGCTTCGACGCGGTCTGCACCGGGCACTACGCGCGCATCGAGACCCTGCCCGACGGGAGCCGGGCGCTGCACCGGGCGGCCGACCCGGCCAAGGACCAGTCGTACGTGCTCGCAGTCATGGGTCCGGAACGGCTCGCCCGGGCGATGTTCCCTCTGGGCGACGTGTCGTCCAAGGACGTCACCCGGGCGGAGGCCGCCGCGCGCGGGCTGTCGGTGTCGACCAAGCCCGACTCCTACGACATCTGCTTCGTCGCGGACGGGGACACCCAGGGGTTCCTGCGCGAGCGGCTCGGGTCGCAGCCCGGTCCGGTCGTGGACACCGCGGGCGAGGTCGTCGGCACGCACGACGGGGCGTACGCCTACACGGTCGGGCAGCGTCGCGGGCTCGCGCTGGGCCGGCCCGCACCCGACGGTCGGCCGAGGTACGTGCTGTCGGTGGAGCCTGTGCGCCGGACGGTCGTCGTCGGCTCCGCCGAGGAGCTGCGGGTCGGCGCGATCGTCGGCGACGAGGCCGTGTGGTTCGACGCCCCGGTCGGCGAGGTCGCGTGCCACGTGCAGGTGCGCGCCCACGGCGCCCCCGTCGGCGCACGGGTGCGCGCCTCGGCGGACGGCGCCGTCGAGGCGGTGATCGACGACGACGCGGACCTGCGGGGGGTCGCGCCGGGGCAGTCCGTCGTCGTGTACGACGGCAGCCGCGTGCTGGGGCAGGCGACCGTCACCTGGACCCGACCGGTCGGCGCAGCACAGCCGGCCGCCATGGCCTGCGGCCCGCGCACGGACGTCCACCCGTGA
- the ligA gene encoding NAD-dependent DNA ligase LigA, translated as MGLVTDAIDAPATDAAHPVTGAAAGGDHAVPAQARHRWSELVELVQADQFAYYVRDAPTVSDAEYDARMRELEALEAAHHGLRTPDSPTQRVGGTFSTEFRSVDHVERMLSLDNAFSAEDIAAWADRVHRDLDQDALVHYLCELKIDGLAIALLYERGRLVRAATRGDGRTGEDVTLNVRTISTIPDVLGGDPATHPERIEVRGEVFLPVEAFVRLNAAQVEAGRSPFANPRNAAAGSLRQKDPKVTASRPLRMYAHGIGALQWAGEPLADVTRQSQVYELLASWGVPVSGHSRVVEGLAGVQEMIAYYGEHRHDVEHEIDGIVVKVDEIALQGRLGATSRAPRWAIAYKYPPEEVNTRLLDVVVGVGRTGRATPYAVMEPVFVAGSVVRQATLHNQDVVRRKGVLIGDVVVLRKAGDVIPEIVAPVEELRAGREDELRAFVMPERCPECGTPLRPMKEGDVDLRCPNAQTCPAQVRGRVEHIGSRGGLDIEVLGEVTAAALTQPTVPSTPPLVTEAGLFGLRLEDLVPIEVVVKDGETGLPKVEEDGSVRLRTPFRRRITYRKTERDRAAAEGRELPDSEPSEAAHKLLAELDRARTKDLWRVIVSLNIRHVGPVAARALAEWFGSLDAIRSAGVEELAAVEGVGPVIAQELLEWFAVDWHREIVEQWRRDGVRLETPGHPGPGALTPAGGPLAGLTVVVTGGLERFTRDGAKEAILAAGGKSAGSVSKRTDFVVVGENAGSKETKARELGLRILDEDGFERLLAQGPAGVDGVPDGSDA; from the coding sequence ATGGGCCTCGTGACCGACGCGATCGACGCCCCCGCGACCGACGCCGCCCACCCGGTGACGGGTGCTGCCGCCGGGGGTGATCACGCGGTCCCCGCGCAGGCGCGCCATCGCTGGTCGGAGCTCGTCGAGCTCGTCCAGGCCGACCAGTTCGCCTACTACGTGCGCGATGCCCCGACGGTCTCGGACGCCGAGTACGACGCCCGGATGCGCGAGCTGGAGGCGCTCGAGGCCGCGCACCACGGTCTGCGCACGCCCGACTCGCCGACGCAACGGGTCGGCGGCACCTTCTCGACCGAGTTCCGCTCGGTCGACCACGTCGAGCGGATGCTCTCGCTCGACAACGCCTTCTCCGCCGAGGACATCGCCGCCTGGGCCGACCGGGTGCACCGCGACCTCGACCAGGACGCCCTGGTGCACTACCTCTGCGAGCTCAAGATCGATGGCCTGGCCATCGCGCTGCTGTACGAACGCGGACGGCTCGTGCGCGCCGCGACGCGCGGCGACGGCCGCACGGGCGAGGACGTCACGCTGAACGTGCGGACCATCTCGACCATCCCGGACGTGCTCGGCGGCGACCCGGCCACGCACCCCGAGCGCATCGAGGTGCGCGGCGAGGTCTTCCTGCCGGTGGAGGCGTTCGTCCGGCTCAACGCCGCGCAGGTCGAGGCGGGTCGCAGCCCGTTCGCGAACCCGCGCAACGCGGCTGCGGGCTCGTTGCGTCAGAAGGACCCGAAGGTGACCGCCTCGCGTCCGCTGCGCATGTACGCGCACGGCATCGGCGCGTTGCAGTGGGCCGGTGAGCCGCTCGCGGACGTGACCCGGCAGTCGCAGGTCTACGAGCTGCTCGCGTCCTGGGGCGTGCCGGTCTCGGGTCACTCGCGGGTCGTCGAGGGGCTCGCGGGCGTGCAGGAGATGATCGCCTACTACGGCGAGCACCGGCACGACGTCGAGCACGAGATCGACGGCATCGTCGTCAAGGTCGACGAGATCGCGCTGCAGGGTCGGCTCGGTGCCACGAGCCGCGCGCCCCGGTGGGCCATCGCCTACAAGTACCCGCCGGAGGAGGTCAACACGCGGCTGCTCGACGTGGTCGTCGGCGTCGGTCGCACGGGGCGCGCCACGCCGTACGCGGTGATGGAGCCGGTCTTCGTCGCCGGGAGCGTCGTACGGCAGGCGACGCTGCACAACCAGGACGTCGTGCGGCGCAAGGGCGTGCTCATCGGCGACGTGGTCGTGCTGCGCAAGGCCGGAGACGTCATCCCGGAGATCGTCGCCCCGGTCGAGGAGCTGCGGGCGGGACGCGAGGACGAGCTGCGGGCGTTCGTCATGCCGGAGCGATGCCCCGAGTGCGGCACGCCGCTGCGACCAATGAAGGAGGGCGACGTCGACCTGCGGTGCCCGAACGCGCAGACGTGCCCGGCGCAGGTGCGCGGCCGGGTGGAGCACATCGGCTCGCGCGGCGGGCTCGACATCGAGGTGCTCGGCGAGGTCACCGCGGCCGCGCTCACCCAGCCGACCGTGCCGTCCACGCCGCCGCTGGTCACCGAGGCGGGTCTGTTCGGGCTGCGGCTGGAGGACCTGGTCCCCATCGAGGTCGTGGTCAAGGACGGTGAGACCGGCCTGCCGAAGGTCGAGGAGGACGGGTCCGTGCGGCTGCGGACCCCGTTCAGGCGGCGGATCACGTACCGCAAGACCGAGCGCGACCGAGCGGCCGCCGAGGGGCGTGAGCTGCCCGACTCCGAGCCGTCCGAGGCTGCGCACAAGCTGCTCGCCGAGCTCGACCGCGCCCGCACCAAGGATCTGTGGCGGGTGATCGTCAGCCTGAACATCCGGCACGTCGGCCCGGTGGCGGCACGGGCGCTGGCCGAGTGGTTCGGCTCCCTCGACGCGATCCGGTCGGCCGGCGTCGAGGAGCTGGCCGCGGTCGAGGGCGTCGGCCCGGTGATCGCCCAGGAGCTCTTGGAGTGGTTCGCCGTCGACTGGCACCGCGAGATCGTCGAGCAGTGGCGGCGCGACGGGGTGCGGCTGGAGACGCCGGGACATCCCGGGCCGGGCGCGCTCACCCCGGCGGGCGGTCCGCTCGCCGGTCTGACGGTCGTGGTCACAGGCGGTCTGGAGCGGTTCACGCGTGACGGGGCGAAGGAGGCGATCCTGGCGGCGGGCGGCAAGTCGGCGGGCAGCGTGTCCAAGCGCACCGACTTCGTCGTCGTCGGGGAGAACGCCGGGAGCAAGGAGACGAAGGCGCGCGAGCTCGGCCTGCGGATCCTCGACGAGGACGGCTTCGAGCGGCTCCTCGCGCAGGGGCCGGCCGGGGTGGACGGCGTCCCCGACGGGTCGGACGCCTGA